Genomic segment of Halichondria panicea unplaced genomic scaffold, odHalPani1.1 SCAFFOLD_25, whole genome shotgun sequence:
ACTGGCTCCAGCTGCCTACATCTTGAAGGTGTGTCTCTAAGAATCTGTCTACCTACCAGCTTCTGGCTAGTTGTAGTGTTACTATACCAACATTTTAATCCAAGgtactgtgcatgcatatgtcCCCCTATGTAGTGGGTTCTTCTACCTACAGTCAAAAATAGCGGTCACAGAGAAAATAATTGAGTTGAGAGACATTGTGCACGACTGTACTATTTAGAATGTACCCTGTATCATGGTAACAAAGTTATCATACCCCCCCCCTCAGGTAAGGGACTCTCGGGTTCCCCCTATACTGCTCCAGGGTCACAGCAAGGAGGTGACAGCTAAACTGGGTGCATAGCTACTTACTGGAGAGGAAACAGTTTGTGGGTATTGATGGCAGTAACTCAGACAGCTTACATGTTCTCTCAGGTGTGCCCCAAGGTTCGGTTTTGGGTCCACTATTGTTCATTACGTACATAAACCAAGTCACAGATGTTATTTCTCAAGACAGTAAGCTAAATATGTTTGCTGATGACATGGCCTTATACAGAGTTATCACATCTACTAATGACTACGTGAATCTTCAAAAGGACATTTCTAAAGTCTCAAATTTTTTGAACACTAAATTATTAGAATTTAATCTTGGCAAGTGTAAGTTTATGTCCGTTTCTAAGAAAACATCGCGCTCATTGAAGGCTCCAACTCTACTTCTAAATGGTTATGTACTGCAGCAGGTTTCTAACTACAAGTATTTAGGAATTACCATATCGGCTGACTTGAGCTGGCACACTCACATCAATACGATTTGTAATAAAACAAGGAAGTTGATAGGTCTCCTACATCGCAGGTTCTCTGAGAATTCTTCTCCAACAACACTGTTAAAGTTGTATACATCGTTCGTGAGACCACATCTGGAATACGCATCCTCTGTATGGAACCCATTTCACAAGTGTGAAATAAACAATTTAGAAAAAGTCCAGAGATTTGCTATGAGAGTCTGTCTGAAGAAATGGAATTTGAAAAGTGAAGAATTACTCACCTTGACCAGGCTTCCTTCTCTGCAGCTGAGGCGCCTTGCTGCGGTGCTTTGCCACCTTTTCAAAATACTACACAATCTAACTgacttcccaaacaacccagCAACCAAGAGAAATATGACGTACAGTAGTAGAACTGTTAACTGTTTTACTCTGGTCCCCTACCAATGTAGAACATCCTTTTACAAATTCTCATTTTTTCCGCATGCAATCACAATATGGAATAGGCTGGTTAGCCACAAGGACTTTACTTTAGTAGACTGTACTAGTATAAGTTCATTTAAGTCTCATCTGTATTCACATCTAGTTGACATGTTGTAACTATTAAAACGTATGTTATAGGACTCACTTCACCCTAGCTTTTTAGCTATTTGTGTATCCTTGCAATTAATTGCTAAATCtttcataaaaaaaaaaaataataaaaaaagACAGCTGTAGACTGGTGTCCCACCAACCTGGACAAGGTTCGTAGACACGCACTCACACTTACTCTTGGAGCCTTCTTAGAAC
This window contains:
- the LOC135351983 gene encoding uncharacterized protein LOC135351983 produces the protein MFADDMALYRVITSTNDYVNLQKDISKVSNFLNTKLLEFNLGKCKFMSVSKKTSRSLKAPTLLLNGYVLQQVSNYKYLGITISADLSWHTHINTICNKTRKLIGLLHRRFSENSSPTTLLKLYTSFVRPHLEYASSVWNPFHKCEINNLEKVQRFAMRVCLKKWNLKSEELLTLTRLPSLQLRRLAAVLCHLFKILHNLTDFPNNPATKRNMTYSSRTVNCFTLVPYQCRTSFYKFSFFPHAITIWNRLVSHKDFTLVDCTSISSFKSHLYSHLVDML